TAACAAGTAAAGACGAAATATCTCAAGTATGGTTTCAGTCAAAAGTAACAAACAGTGTGCAAGTTTAAACTCGAAATGATCTGCCATAAAGTTGTGTGTTTCCTGGAGATTCGAACGCAGCACTTAATCGAATGGTTCACTGAGCGCAATCAAACGTTAGAAATCGTTAGTTTTAACCAGCAACGAGATGACAAACTAAACCCAGGAGACGAAAGTGTTGTCTTATGGGCATTCGAAACCAACACCAATGGACACGGACCTCTGGTCACGCGTAGACGTTATATAatgatttacagggttattacaaatgactgaagcgatttcacagctctacaataactttgttatttgagatattttcacagtgctttgcacaaagatacaaaaactcaaaaagtttttttaggcattcacaaatgttcgatatgtgcccctttagtgattcgacagacatcaagccgataatcaagttcctcccacactcggcgcagcatgtccccatcaatgagttcgaaagcatcgttgatgcgagctcgcagttctggcacgtttcttggtagaggaggtttaaacactgaatctttcacataaccccacagaaagaaatcgcatggggttaagtcgggagagcgtggaggccgtgacatgaattgctgatcatgatctccaccacgaccgatccatcggttttccaatctcctgtttaagaaatgccgaacatcgtgatggaagtgcggtggagcaccatcctgttgaaagatgaagtcggcgctgtcggtctccagttgtggcgtgagccaattttccagcatgttcagatacacgtgtgctgtaacgtttttttcgcagaagaaaaaggggccgtaaactttaaaccgtgagattgcacaaaacacgttaacttttggtgaattgcgaatttgctgcacgaatgcgtgaggattctctaccggccagattcgcacattgtgtctgttcacttcaccactaagaaaaaatgttgcttcatcactgaaaacaagtttcgcactgaacgcatcctcttccacgagctgttgcaaccgcgccgaaaattcaaagcgtttgactttgtcatcgggtgtcagggcttgtagcaattgtaaacggtaaggcttctgctttagccttttccgtaagattttccaaaccgtcggctgtggtacgtttagctccctgtttgctttattcgtcgacttccgcgggctacgcgtgaaacttgcccgcacgcgttcaaccgtttcttcgctcactgcaggccgacccgttgatttccccttacagaggcatccagaagctttaaactgcgcataccatcgcggaatggagttagcagttggtggatctttgctgaacttcgtcctcaagtgtcgttgcactgttatgactgactgatgtgagatcatttcaagcacgacatacgctttctcggctcctgtcgccattttgtctcactgcgctctggagctctctggcggcagaaaactgaagtgcggcttcagccgaacaaaactttatgagtttttctacgtatctgtagtgtgttgtgaccatatgtcaatgaatggagctacagtgaatttatgaaatcgcttcaatcatttgtaatagccctgtacttcattAGCAGCGGAATGTGCGCATGTCTGTATTGTAAATACAATTATGAAAATTTTCTGCTGAgtaggaatcgaaccctggacacaCAGTTGTTGACTACATATAAAGACACGTTGACTGTACTATCATCTTTCACGAGTAGCTGTGAGTGGCATGTTTGAATCTGACATGATAGGACGAAAAGCTGCGTGTCTGACTAGGGAGTCTAATCCGGAACCCACCATTATTGTTGATAAAGCGCAGAAAGGCATTAAAAATCATAATAATATCTCACATGTATTTTGCTGTGCTCATGTTGCAACTTAAAGTgacatgccaggattcgaaccccacAGACATGTCTTTTGTGAACGTCTTTATAGCTTTGCAGGCAAGTGGAAACAATGAAGCAGTGGAAATGCATCATTACAAACTGATCAAACGCGACGAAAAGGGAGATCTGAGTGCTCCACCAATATTTTCTACATCTCAGGCTCTGGTAGAGTCAAGTCCCCTGTGACCTTGCACAGCGATTGGCTcattcataaaacaaaaaacaaaacaaaaaactggcATAAGAAAGGTGACCGGTGACAGAGTTTCGACCCGGCATGACCTCCTCCTCTGTCAGGGCACAGCCTGTACCGACTCTCCTCCAGGCTACCAGATGTGGGAGAGTTGCTACTTCTGTTGGATGAAAATGACTGCCGGATGTAAGAAACGAACCCAGAACTTCAGCATAGGTAGCTGGAACCATTTCAACTTTTTTAACTAGCAACCTTTATCACGAATTTAAATTCATGTAAGTTGCGGATTCGAACACACTACGTGCAGACTAGAAACTCGCGCCCTTAACCccttttctttcatttaattttttaaccattCCGGGGCCTGGCCACGACGCCTCCCGCCATACATGACTCCGAGTCACTCCGTTGTTTTCGtggattatttatttttttatttttaatacttcaTCCAGAAGACTGTCTGCACAGAAACTATGTCAGCTGCGGGCGACGGCTTCGAAGTTCGTGTTCACTCTGGTTGGCTTTCCAATTTCTTTCGCAGTATCTTATTCCTAATCCAATGCATAATTTTCCCGAGGTTTCTTTGCCATGTTGGTCTTCTCTTAACTCCGATCAATCCACTCGCTGGAAGCTCCGTGCTGCCATTTTGGATGCTTCGGATAACGATGAATGTAACACAGAAAAGAAGAAATGAGGGCAGTCCCGTCTTCTGGTTACAACAAGTTGTGGCATAcggaataaagtaaaataaaatgtactaAGAAGTACCATGTCTTCTGTCGTGAGGACAAAATTTTCCTCCGAGATGCCTTCAACACGAAATAGGCTGCGCTTCTGATCCACTTATTTTAGTGtagatttctgtttccttaaaaataaatgaataactctGTAAAAAATAGTGTTAAAGACAAAAGATGTTAAGCACGATTCATTATGTTGTTCTTGCGTTTACGTCTCTTTCTATTCAGTTTGCACACTATTTCACGTAACTATACGTACtaaaaaattttgcgaagtttctcCTGCAGTTTGTCGCCTCTGCGATGCACACCCAgggcggccggagtggacgagacGCGCCGACCCGTTGTCCGCTTGTGCCCAGCGTgcgttttgttttgctttgttgtttTGCTTCCTTCTGTTAGCAGGTGACACGTTGTTTGTCCTTTTAGCCACTTTACAGCATTTCTTTATTCTAAATGACATGTCACCTTGATAGAATTCGAAGAATCGCCAGGCCAGATGTTGCAGTTAGTGTTGGCATTATCGCGGCCAACATTTGTCTGATAAGTCCCCGGAAATCCTCCACTCAGTGCTGACAAACCTGTCTTCTCTTGCTATCAGGTCCCAATTATCACGTGTTGGCGAATCACCAAGGTGGACTGCCTGAAGTTTCGCTTTGTTTGCTACTTTCCTGTTTACTGCCCTCTTCCGAGCAGGTTTCACACTTGTTGGTAGTTGAGGGGTGCTGATGTTTATCCAAATGACCTTCCATCTGTAGTGCAGCTACTTTTGTACAGCCACATTTCCGCATTCCTTTTCCGTTAATTGCACGTATATGTTCCTAACTTTTACCATATACGACGGGCGAACTCTGGTCAGAGTTTAACTGAGTTCgaatcaaaattgttcaaaatgataaaAGCCGTGCATCTCTAGCTGGATTCAAGACAGTGGGAGTAATTTCGTCTGCTAAATGAGACACCAGGGTCGTATGTTTCTTCTTCCGCATCTCGTGCGTGGAACACACGAATACAGCTTGTGATATTCTCCCAACGTCTGAGAGATTGTGAGATTtaatctctcttcctccctcccccccccccccccccagggccaTTTCCTGCTGAAGGAGTCAGCGTGTCAAACTTTACCTTGAAAATGTTACCACGAGCTGACAGAAATCTTGCTGCTGTTTCACGTGGTTTGGGTAAAACCTTTGCTACACAGTTGACTTTAAAAACCACGTACATATTTGAAAAGTGTCCCTTTTGGATATCGTCAAGTCTTCTCGCCCTATGTTCTTTGGCGTTAGCTGGCAGACTGGCAAGGATGTTCCTAGAGTTTGCAGCTGTAGTACAATTTATATATAACTGTAGCTGATACCAAAAATTTCCATATGGGGCAACACAGTAAGGTCTCCCGTGTTTTGCAGAGATATTCCACGTGTGATTTAATGTTGCTCGGCTTCGCACCTGATGCAAGTTCGGATTTGCTGGTGACCTGCAGTGCCTTCTCCCAGTCGCTGTCGCCAACGATCACTACATCCACATCACCTGAGTATGCCCAACACACGATATTCTGGcggtgtgtgcgcgcgtgtgcgcgcctgaaggataatttggaaaatatttagatttccccaccatgttataattctgggtggagattttaatttgccggatatagactgggagactcaaacgttgataacgggtggcagggacaaagaatccagtgaaatttttttaagtgctttatctgaaaactaccttgagcagttaaacagagaaccaactcctgacgatattagaccttctggtgacaaacagactcgaactatttgaaacagaacagggaatcaaccaTCATAaactggttactgcatcgatgatttcagccgtaaatagaaatactaaaaaaggtaggaagatttttctgtttagcaaaagtgacaaaaagcagatttcagagtacctgactgctcaacacaaaagttttgatttaagtacagatagtgttgaggatcagtggccaAAGTTCAACataagaggtggaaaagagccaccgtggtacaacaaccgagttagaaaactgctgcggaaacaaagggaacttcacagcaaacacaaacatagccaacaccttgcagacaaacaaaaattacgcgaagcgaaatgtagtgtgaggagggccatgcgagaggcgttcaatgaattcgaaagtaaagttctatgtacggacttggcagaaaatcctaagaaattttggtcttgtgtcaaagcggtaggtggaccaaaacaaaatgtccagacactctgcgaccaaaatggtactgaaacagaggatgacagactaaaggccgaaatactaaatctctttttccaaacttgtttcacaaaggaagaatgcactgtagttccttctctagattgtcgcacagatgacaaaatggtagatatcgaaataaacgacagagggatagagaaacaattaaaatcgctcaaaagaggaaaggccgctggacctgatgggataccagttcgattttacacagagtacgcgaaggaacttgcccccccttcttgcagcggtgtaccgtaggtctctagaagagcgtagcgttccaaaggattggaaaagggcacaggtcatcgccgttttcaagaagggacgtcgaacagatgtgcagaactatagatctatatccctaacgtcgatcagttgtagaattttggaatacatattacgttcgagtataatgagtttctggaaactagaagtccacgagactcaagaggttcccacgtagatgccgtgtttcttgacttccgcaaggcgttcgatacagttccccacagtcgtttgatgaacaaagtaagagcatatgaactatcagacaaattgtgtgactggattgaagagttcctagataacagaacgcagcatgtcgttctcaagggagagaagtcttccgaagtaagagtgatttcaggtgtgccgcaggggagtgttgtaggaccgttgctgttcacaatatacataaatgaacttgtgaatgacatcggaagttcactgaggctttttgcagatgatgctgtggtgtatcgagaggctggaacgatggaaaattgtactgaaatgcaggaggatctgcagcgaattgatgcatggtgtagggaatggcaatcgaatctcaatgcagacaagtgtaaagtgctgctaatacacagaaaggaagatcccatattatttagctacaatatagcaactcaggaactggaagcagttaattccgtaaattatctgggagtacgcattaggagtgatttaaaatggaataatcatataaagttgatcgtcgataaagcagatgccagactgagattcattggaagaatcctaaggaaatgcaatccgaaaacaaaggaagtaggttacagtacgcttgttcgcccactgctcgaatactggtcagcagtgtgggatccgtaccagatagggttgatagaagagagagagaagatccaacggagagcagcgcgcttcgttacaggatcatttagtaatcgcgaaagcgttacggagatgatagataaactccagtggaagactctgcaggagagacgctcagtagctcggtacgggcttttgttgaagttttgagaacattccttcaccgaggagtcaaacagtatattgctccctcctacgtcttGTGAAGAGAcggtgaggataaaatgagagattagagcccacacagagacataccgacaatcctcctttccacgaacaataccagactggaataggagggagaaccgatagaggtactcacggtaccctccgccacatcatccaacttaaaactaacttacgctaaggtcgacacacacgcccataccacagggaggactcgaacctctgacggggtcaGCCGCGCAGTCCGCGCGGCGAACGGTGGAAAGTATCAACACCAAGGCATAAGACGTGACGAAAAgggagatccgagttcgaatctcagtccagcaccgaTATTTTGCACATCTCATGCCGAAATAAAATAAGAATCAGCTGCCCAGTGATCTTGCACGATCAGTGgcacattcatcaaaaaacactCTCGCGTAAGGAAGCATACTGGTGACTGACTTTCAACCTGGCATGGTTAGGCCTCTGTCAGGGCCCACCCTATAAGGACTCTCGCGCAACAAGTGGCCAAGTGACGTCTCGTATGTCCGTTTGGAAATTTCGacgtgttattccgatccgaggttaaacacgtcgactgaagaagttgctggctcctctggaataggagaagaaattcctgaagagtCCGTTCATAGTGACCTATCAAAATTGCGATTGAAGggcgcagtggtgtattatgaaaagctgttgacagaaaataatttaattgcatcgacatcttcggaagaaatctGTCACGATGCTATGTTATTGGCCGGAGAACTTTATACACTGGAACTTTTGGGCGCAAAAACATTCGCAACTGAAGAGGAATTAATTCACGCTCATGAGGATTGCGAAGAATGTGAGGAGAACGACGAACAGTTTGAAGTGCCACAAAATGATTCGTCTCCAGACGAATATAAACAGTCACCGAAAAGATTTAAAGGTAACATGATTCCCTTTGCCTACAAAGTCAAAGTCGTGAATATTGCTAAAGCGCACCTCACGTGGTCCTTGGCGACATTGCAAAAAAAGCCAATTGATGCGAAAAGAATATCTTTGACAATGGAAGACAAATTTATCCATTCGCGTACCACCACTTTTAAAATCTGAGGCGATAGATTCGTGGACCTACGACCGTTTTGTGGAAGCAAGACAGCAACATCAGCAAGTTGCGACAATGGACATTAGCTGCGGCTGCACAATTCGTCGATTTCAAATTCAAGGCGTCTGATCGATAGGTCACGGCATTTAAACAGAAGCACAGAATTTCACAACGCAAGCTCACGAAACTGGTTTCGAAAAAAGAAGCGGCGTCAATGGAGGCCATCCAGGCGTCTGCGGATACCTTTCGTCGGCAGACGTGCCGGTTAATCCCTCAATACCACGACGAGGATTATGCGATAAATACTGACCAAACAGGTAAATACATGTTTTGTGCGTACAAAATGTTTTTACCGATGTAAAATATAtcaattcaaatttaattatagaaaaatatatttacatacacattcgaATATTGTTTAATACTAAAAACACTATTGTTTTAGGATACCAATATCAATCTCACTGAAAAAGTAAGTAAAACAGTTTTCGTGAAAAAGTCGGATTTGAATGAAGTGACGCATTCGTACAccgcacaatattcaataacattatccGGAAAACTGCTCCCACATGTCTTCATATGCTTACAAGAAGCGACCGGTCATTTCGGACCTCGTATTCACTAATTAATAGATGGCTATGGCAACACTTATACGAACGTCATCGTAACATCATCGCAGTCCGGAAAAGGAACAACAGTTTTATACATGGATTTTTTCCGCAAATGTTTAAAATCTTTCGTCGGGGAGAGTAAATATTTGCTTCTCATTGACTCTTGGGGAGGTCAAACGATTCCGGAGAtatatgatgcaatttttcaagatgACGGAAATATGCCAACTTGGTCTCTGAAAGTCATACCTCAAAAATGCACTTCTTTGGTGCAACcttgtgatgtttacttttacaggcaagttaaaaatttcGTAAACCGCTTGCAAAATAGCAGCGCATTgtaacaggagaatcgtgaaattaattcccgggaagattgcatcaaaattcattctataattctccATCAatcatcgtcaccaatattccgagacatgattcagtatgactggtttgcctcaaaattatcagaaactagaAACAATTTCGTAAatattaatggggcatgtttttgtacagatttattgcgaaCGCCcgtttttatatgttgcgcaagatgtcgcaaaaattactgctttgtttgtttttacgataattaccactgcggttcttgtttataattattatatgtataaaaatagaatttttcccaatcgactttgttattctgattaaaaaaccaatgtttctcctcatatactttacaatggaaaatggaaaacccaccgccatgatttgtgttgttggacaaaaagaaagaaatgacatagatgaggtgacagataattgcagtcataaattacagtgatcgaagaatgagtctttagcagtagcacacatttagcaccttcactgtcaccttcagctGGCGGCAGTTCAGCACGCACATTTtcctcttctgcagcctgaggttcctcgaATCATAATTTCccggacccaaattaatcattcagtaaatccttgacgggtgttccttccagggtaaattacgtggacagaggagcagtcccgaacagcgacatcgcaaaatccttcactgccttgttatgtttgtcagttccagccttctaaacgcatccttggcgagttcaagatcttccttcgtatcagacaccagatgtttggcgtcacattcttgtatctgctgtactactgatttatttttcatgtgcgacttgcaggtgaggttgggAACGTGaacccaacccattccctctctactaggaatccagttcctaaccaataCCCATTcttttgaagacaattcggagcatgttgccacatttcttattgtgattctgatatttcagtattttctcgaattcattttccgtaTTTTCATgcttccgtctttcagctaaaatcaccTTTGCTGTAacttttttggagtttaaaagctttttgctgagataacttagttcaacATTATACTCCCGAATGTGTtttagcttaaaacttattttttgtatatttatcggcggctctacactttctggcctgac
Above is a window of Schistocerca cancellata isolate TAMUIC-IGC-003103 chromosome 11, iqSchCanc2.1, whole genome shotgun sequence DNA encoding:
- the LOC126108593 gene encoding uncharacterized protein LOC126108593, whose product is MATGAEKAYVVLEMISHQSVITVQRHLRTKFSKDPPTANSIPRWYAQFKASGCLCKGKSTGRPAVSEETVERVRASFTRSPRKSTNKANRELNVPQPTVWKILRKRLKQKPYRLQLLQALTPDDKVKRFEFSARLQQLVEEDAFSAKLVFSDEATFFLSGEVNRHNVRIWPVENPHAFVQQIRNSPKVNVFCAISRFKVYGPFFFCEKNVTAHVYLNMLENWLTPQLETDSADFIFQQDGAPPHFHHDVRHFLNRRLENRWIGRGGDHDQQFMSRPPRSPDLTPCDFFLWGYVKDSVFKPPLPRNVPELRARINDAFELIDGDMLRRVWEELDYRLDVCRITKGAHIEHL